In a single window of the Candidatus Celerinatantimonas neptuna genome:
- the thiG gene encoding Thiazole synthase, translated as MLQISEQCFSSRLLLGTGKFASAQLMKDAVQVSGSGLVTLALKRLDFQQTQDDILTPLQQLGVKLLPNTAGARSAREAIFAARVAREALGTNWLKLEVHPDPQYLLPDPIETLEAARQLVEEGFIVLPYCHADPVLCKRLEEVGCSAVMPLASPIGSNQGLKSREFLEIIIEQSQVPVIVDAGIGRPSDAVLALEMGADAVLVNTAIATASDPVAMAKAFAEAVSAGERAHQAGIAGTQPLAQATSPMTEFLEAL; from the coding sequence ATGTTACAGATTTCAGAACAATGTTTTTCGTCCCGGTTACTTCTTGGAACAGGGAAATTTGCCAGTGCTCAGCTGATGAAAGACGCGGTGCAAGTCAGTGGTAGTGGACTTGTTACACTGGCGTTGAAACGTCTGGATTTTCAGCAGACTCAAGACGACATTCTGACGCCGTTGCAGCAATTGGGGGTGAAACTGTTACCCAATACGGCCGGAGCCCGAAGCGCCAGAGAAGCCATTTTTGCCGCAAGGGTGGCACGAGAAGCTCTGGGGACGAACTGGCTGAAGCTGGAGGTCCATCCTGATCCGCAATACCTTTTACCTGACCCGATTGAGACATTAGAAGCGGCCAGACAGTTGGTTGAAGAGGGGTTTATTGTATTGCCGTATTGTCATGCGGATCCGGTGTTATGCAAACGGTTAGAAGAAGTCGGTTGCAGTGCCGTGATGCCACTTGCATCTCCGATTGGCTCAAATCAGGGGCTGAAAAGCCGGGAATTTCTGGAGATTATTATTGAGCAATCACAAGTGCCGGTGATTGTTGATGCGGGAATTGGTCGCCCCAGTGATGCTGTTCTGGCGTTGGAAATGGGCGCGGATGCCGTGTTGGTGAATACGGCTATAGCAACGGCCAGCGATCCGGTGGCGATGGCTAAAGCATTTGCCGAGGCTGTATCCGCAGGAGAGCGGGCACATCAGGCCGGAATTGCCGGGACTCAGCCTTTGGCACAGGCGACCAGCCCAATGACTGAGTTTCTGGAGGCGCTATGA
- the thiC gene encoding Phosphomethylpyrimidine synthase has protein sequence MSMNKRQTRAAAEQFIHNLQGQPFPNSEKIYIQGSRDDIRVGMRQIHLSPSQIGTSKTPKWQENDPVFVYDTSGIYSDSSAVIDVRRGLPRLRSKWIDERGDCRPLNSRSSQFTQQRLADEGLDHIRFHELPIAQRAKEGHVVTQLHYARSGIITPEMEYIAIRENCARDAIRDEALNHQHPGQSFGAEIPESITPEFVRDEVARGRAIIPANINHPESEPMIIGRNFLVKVNANIGNSAVTSSIEEEVEKLVWATRWGADTVMDLSTGRYIHETREWIIRNSAVPIGTVPIYQALEKVNGIAEALSWEIFRDTLIEQAEQGVDYFTIHAGVRLRYVPMTANRVTGIVSRGGSIMAKWCLAHHQESFLYTHFPEICQICQQYDVSLSLGDGMRPGSIADANDPAQFAELETLGELAQIAWQHDIQVIIEGPGHIPMQLIKENMDKQLALCHEAPFYTLGPLTTDISPGYDHFTSGIGAAMIGWFGCAMLCYVTPKEHLGLPDKDDVKQGLITYKIAAHAADLAKGHPGAQIRDNAMSRARFEFRWDDQFSLALDPETARRFHDETLPQQSAKVAHFCSMCGPKFCSMKISQEVRDYAKSHSDAVAIEVRDNPSDRLQAEGMAKMAEQFKSQGSALYQTVEEPLDEQ, from the coding sequence GTCACCTTCGCAGATTGGTACGTCGAAAACCCCAAAGTGGCAAGAAAATGATCCGGTGTTTGTGTACGATACCTCCGGTATTTACTCTGACTCGTCAGCGGTTATTGATGTGCGTCGTGGCTTACCGAGATTACGTTCAAAATGGATTGATGAGCGCGGCGATTGCCGACCTCTGAATTCACGCAGCTCGCAGTTTACCCAGCAGCGTCTGGCTGATGAGGGGTTGGATCATATTCGCTTTCATGAATTACCTATAGCGCAGCGTGCCAAAGAAGGACATGTTGTCACGCAATTGCACTATGCCCGCTCCGGTATTATTACACCTGAAATGGAATATATCGCGATTCGTGAAAACTGTGCCCGGGACGCGATTCGGGATGAAGCTTTAAACCATCAGCATCCGGGGCAGTCGTTTGGCGCCGAAATTCCCGAGTCGATTACCCCGGAATTTGTCCGTGACGAGGTGGCTCGTGGTCGGGCCATTATCCCCGCGAATATCAATCACCCTGAAAGTGAACCGATGATTATCGGCCGGAACTTTCTGGTGAAAGTGAATGCGAATATTGGCAATTCGGCTGTGACATCGTCTATTGAAGAGGAAGTTGAGAAACTTGTCTGGGCGACCCGGTGGGGTGCTGATACCGTTATGGATTTATCGACCGGTCGCTATATCCATGAGACGCGCGAGTGGATTATTCGTAATTCTGCGGTGCCCATTGGTACGGTTCCAATCTATCAGGCATTGGAAAAAGTGAATGGTATTGCTGAGGCACTCAGTTGGGAGATTTTCCGTGATACGTTAATTGAGCAGGCCGAACAAGGGGTGGATTATTTCACCATTCATGCAGGGGTGCGGCTGCGTTATGTTCCGATGACCGCCAACCGGGTGACCGGTATTGTTTCCCGAGGCGGGTCAATCATGGCGAAATGGTGTTTGGCGCATCACCAGGAGAGCTTTCTTTACACCCATTTTCCCGAAATATGTCAGATTTGTCAGCAATATGATGTGAGTCTGAGTCTGGGGGATGGGATGCGTCCGGGCTCGATTGCCGATGCCAATGATCCGGCACAGTTTGCTGAGCTTGAAACCTTAGGTGAACTGGCTCAGATTGCCTGGCAACATGATATACAGGTGATTATTGAAGGGCCTGGCCATATTCCGATGCAGCTGATTAAAGAGAATATGGATAAGCAACTGGCACTCTGTCATGAAGCACCTTTTTATACACTGGGTCCCTTAACGACAGATATCTCCCCTGGCTATGACCATTTTACTTCCGGGATTGGTGCCGCCATGATCGGTTGGTTTGGTTGTGCCATGTTGTGCTATGTCACGCCCAAAGAGCATCTGGGACTTCCTGATAAAGATGATGTTAAACAAGGGTTGATCACCTATAAAATTGCAGCCCATGCAGCCGATCTGGCCAAAGGTCATCCGGGTGCTCAGATCCGGGATAATGCCATGAGCCGGGCCCGTTTTGAATTTCGCTGGGATGATCAGTTTAGTCTGGCATTAGACCCTGAAACAGCACGACGTTTTCATGATGAAACCTTGCCTCAGCAGTCGGCAAAAGTGGCTCATTTTTGTTCGATGTGTGGCCCTAAGTTCTGCTCGATGAAGATTTCTCAGGAAGTCCGAGACTACGCGAAGTCCCACTCTGATGCAGTTGCTATTGAGGTTCGAGATAATCCATCCGATCGCCTTCAGGCAGAGGGAATGGCCAAGATGGCCGAGCAGTTTAAATCGCAGGGCAGTGCACTCTATCAAACTGTTGAGGAGCCTTTGGATGAACAGTAA
- the act_1 gene encoding Methanol dehydrogenase activator: MALKQLFSWSHFHISRQMQRYPDGIEREVTLMEHPGAVVIIPIGLQGELVLERQYRAAVNRWLLEFPAGTIEDGEDPLVCAKRELAEEVGLAASNWQCLGTLLPAPGFCNEIQHLYVASDLVEVSENLDEDEIIESLRLKRGDLEQQIRSGDVVDNKTIAAFCRATLCGIWEQ, from the coding sequence ATGGCCTTAAAGCAATTATTTAGCTGGAGTCATTTTCATATCAGCCGACAGATGCAGCGTTACCCAGATGGGATTGAGCGTGAAGTGACGCTGATGGAGCACCCGGGCGCAGTGGTTATTATTCCCATTGGCTTGCAAGGGGAGCTGGTACTCGAGCGTCAGTATCGGGCAGCGGTGAACCGTTGGTTGCTGGAGTTTCCGGCCGGTACGATTGAAGACGGTGAAGATCCGCTGGTGTGTGCTAAACGTGAATTGGCTGAAGAGGTTGGACTTGCCGCGTCAAACTGGCAATGCCTTGGGACATTACTCCCAGCGCCCGGATTCTGTAATGAGATTCAGCACCTTTATGTTGCCTCGGATTTGGTCGAAGTCAGTGAAAATCTGGATGAAGATGAAATTATTGAATCGTTGAGACTCAAACGGGGCGATTTAGAGCAACAGATCCGTAGTGGTGACGTCGTTGATAATAAAACGATTGCGGCATTTTGCCGGGCAACGCTATGTGGTATCTGGGAACAATAA
- the thiE gene encoding Thiamine-phosphate synthase, with the protein MNSKLRPLMWVIAGQDSSGGAGIAADLLSAHDLGVTPSVVITALTAQNSQTLLGVEPCPVDFLMRQLKAIREPVPQAIKIGMLANAKQVIAIAEFLHDFRATHPSVAVVLDPVLGASSGYSLGDDDVLSALPELLKEVDLVTPNRHELQCLTQISLESPGQIVRAAQLLHQRYGCQVLAKGGHSEFDSLRCNDLLCSSQPQLLLSSPRIETAHSHGTGCTLSSAIAAALAQGETLPDAIVLAKAYVSKGLRCAGRQGRLPGAVAHEGWPTQLSDFPTVESAQTPLGQAYGIETCWPQPAAERFAPCQQPLGLYPVVDSFAWVARLLKAGVRTIQLRMKDPQAASLHESIRKSIALAKAYQAQLFINDYWQLAIEYDAYGVHLGQGDLEQADLNAIAKAGLRLGVSTHGYYEMLRAVQLQPSYIALGHIFATTTKQMPSKPRGLTRLRRYATLLRDFPKVAIGGINETNARDVLDCGVTSLAVVRAITQNESPELVVQELREQIGV; encoded by the coding sequence ATGAACAGTAAATTGCGTCCTTTGATGTGGGTGATCGCCGGACAAGATAGCAGTGGTGGCGCGGGGATTGCCGCCGATCTGCTGAGCGCTCATGATCTGGGTGTGACGCCATCAGTGGTCATTACGGCCTTAACGGCACAAAACAGTCAAACGTTATTGGGTGTAGAACCATGCCCGGTTGATTTTTTGATGCGACAACTTAAAGCGATTCGCGAACCGGTTCCGCAGGCGATTAAAATTGGCATGCTCGCCAATGCAAAACAGGTGATTGCCATTGCTGAATTTCTTCATGATTTTCGGGCAACTCATCCTTCGGTTGCTGTGGTTTTGGATCCGGTTCTGGGGGCTAGCAGTGGCTATTCATTGGGCGATGATGATGTGCTTAGCGCGCTTCCAGAGCTGCTCAAAGAGGTTGATTTAGTCACACCGAACCGACATGAGTTGCAGTGTTTAACACAAATTTCACTAGAAAGTCCCGGTCAGATTGTCAGGGCAGCTCAGCTGCTTCATCAACGCTATGGATGTCAGGTACTGGCCAAAGGAGGACACAGCGAATTTGACTCCTTGCGGTGTAATGATTTGCTTTGTTCAAGTCAGCCACAATTACTACTGAGTTCGCCCCGTATTGAAACAGCGCACTCGCATGGGACTGGTTGTACCCTCTCTAGTGCCATTGCCGCTGCATTGGCTCAGGGAGAAACACTGCCTGATGCGATTGTTCTGGCGAAAGCATATGTTTCAAAGGGGCTGCGCTGTGCCGGGCGTCAGGGACGCTTACCCGGGGCAGTTGCCCATGAAGGCTGGCCAACACAGTTAAGTGATTTTCCAACGGTTGAATCGGCACAAACCCCGCTCGGGCAGGCATATGGTATTGAGACGTGCTGGCCGCAACCAGCTGCTGAGCGGTTTGCTCCATGCCAACAGCCCCTGGGTTTATACCCGGTGGTTGACAGTTTCGCCTGGGTTGCGCGCTTACTCAAAGCCGGGGTTCGAACGATCCAATTGCGGATGAAAGATCCCCAGGCGGCCTCTTTGCATGAATCGATTCGAAAATCCATTGCACTGGCAAAGGCCTATCAGGCTCAGTTATTTATTAATGATTACTGGCAGTTGGCCATTGAATACGATGCTTATGGTGTTCATCTGGGACAGGGCGATCTGGAACAGGCTGACTTAAATGCGATTGCCAAAGCCGGATTACGGTTGGGCGTGAGTACACATGGTTACTATGAAATGCTTCGCGCGGTACAATTGCAGCCCAGCTACATCGCCCTGGGACATATATTTGCGACGACCACCAAGCAAATGCCTTCGAAACCCCGGGGATTAACGCGATTGCGACGTTATGCCACGTTGCTGCGTGATTTTCCTAAGGTAGCCATCGGTGGCATTAATGAAACCAATGCCCGGGACGTTTTGGACTGTGGGGTGACAAGCCTTGCGGTTGTCCGGGCAATTACTCAGAACGAATCGCCAGAGCTGGTGGTTCAAGAACTTCGCGAACAAATTGGAGTGTGA
- the moeB gene encoding Molybdopterin-synthase adenylyltransferase, translating into MTDKQLTDAELKRYSRHLLLGQIGEQGQQRLKQARVLIVGMGGLGSPVGLYLAAAGVGQLVIADDDVVSESNLQRQVLYSEDQLGESKVAAARERMAAVNSHIHIRPVARRLNEQVLEMEVMQADVVLDCTDNIMTRYAISDACRQANVPLVSGAAVGFDGQLMVFDFREPESACYRCLFPEASDAVLNCSTAGVLGPMVGVIGSMQALETIKLLAGIDSPLRGRFSSFDGLSGEWFHLSMKCDPHCICRR; encoded by the coding sequence ATGACCGACAAGCAACTCACTGATGCTGAATTGAAACGCTATAGCCGTCACTTACTGCTTGGGCAGATCGGTGAACAAGGCCAACAACGACTCAAACAGGCTCGGGTTTTGATTGTCGGCATGGGAGGGTTGGGAAGCCCGGTCGGACTCTATTTGGCTGCTGCAGGTGTTGGACAACTGGTCATTGCCGATGACGATGTCGTCAGCGAATCCAATCTGCAAAGGCAAGTGCTCTATAGCGAAGATCAGCTGGGTGAATCGAAAGTTGCTGCAGCTCGTGAACGGATGGCGGCGGTTAATTCACATATCCATATTCGTCCGGTTGCACGACGTTTAAACGAACAGGTTCTGGAGATGGAAGTGATGCAGGCAGATGTTGTACTTGATTGTACCGACAATATTATGACCCGTTACGCCATTAGCGATGCCTGTCGGCAAGCGAACGTTCCACTGGTCAGCGGGGCGGCTGTCGGGTTTGATGGCCAGCTGATGGTTTTTGATTTTCGCGAGCCTGAGAGTGCCTGTTATCGTTGCCTTTTTCCTGAGGCCAGCGATGCCGTTTTAAATTGTTCGACTGCCGGGGTTCTGGGGCCGATGGTGGGGGTTATTGGCAGTATGCAGGCCCTTGAAACCATTAAATTGCTGGCCGGAATTGACTCCCCTTTACGTGGACGGTTCAGCAGCTTTGATGGTTTATCCGGCGAATGGTTTCACCTTTCCATGAAATGCGATCCTCACTGTATTTGTAGGCGCTAG
- the thiH gene encoding 2-iminoacetate synthase, with amino-acid sequence MSFSDELKRWDWEDAHLKAASFSTAQVQHSLARARQNCPLTLDDFRVLISPAAEPYVRQLAELSHQQTVQRFGRIMQMYIPLYLSNQCTNICAYCGFSMGNKIRRMTLTREQLEAELDAITDMGFAHILLVTGEAKRRVGMDYFRWALPLIKQRFANVSIEVQPLDEDQYRELVDLGLDGMLCYQETYHKTRYQEVHLRGNKCNFEYRLDTADRAASAGVHKIGLGALIGLDEWRTDAFFVAAHLDHLRRKYWRSQFSISFPRLRPCTGGLEPRSVMTDKQLVQLIAVFRLFHPDLELSISTRERAVFRDQLIPLGITAMSAFSSTQPGGYSDATEKSLEQFAINDGRRPDEVVDAICRSGYQPVWKNWDQSFHATSSAY; translated from the coding sequence ATGAGTTTTTCAGATGAGCTCAAAAGGTGGGACTGGGAAGATGCCCATTTAAAAGCTGCTAGTTTTTCAACCGCCCAGGTCCAGCATTCGTTAGCCAGAGCGCGGCAAAACTGTCCGCTCACACTGGATGATTTTCGGGTGCTGATAAGCCCGGCAGCTGAGCCATATGTCAGGCAATTGGCTGAATTAAGTCATCAACAGACCGTGCAGCGCTTTGGCCGGATCATGCAGATGTATATTCCGCTTTATCTGTCGAATCAGTGCACCAATATTTGCGCCTATTGCGGGTTTTCAATGGGAAACAAAATTCGCCGGATGACATTGACCCGGGAGCAACTTGAAGCAGAGCTTGATGCGATTACCGATATGGGATTTGCTCATATTCTGCTCGTTACCGGGGAAGCGAAAAGACGGGTTGGCATGGATTATTTTCGCTGGGCGCTGCCGCTGATTAAACAACGCTTTGCCAATGTGTCGATCGAGGTTCAGCCGTTAGATGAAGATCAGTATCGGGAGCTGGTGGATCTCGGGTTGGATGGGATGCTCTGTTATCAGGAAACCTATCATAAAACACGCTATCAAGAGGTTCATTTACGAGGCAATAAATGCAATTTTGAATACCGTCTGGATACCGCAGACAGAGCCGCTTCAGCTGGCGTGCATAAAATTGGGTTGGGGGCTTTGATTGGTTTGGATGAGTGGCGCACCGATGCTTTTTTTGTGGCGGCTCATCTGGATCATCTGCGCCGGAAGTACTGGCGAAGTCAGTTTTCGATTTCATTTCCACGGCTTCGGCCTTGTACCGGTGGTCTTGAGCCCCGTTCAGTGATGACCGATAAGCAGCTGGTGCAATTGATTGCTGTTTTTCGGTTGTTTCATCCTGATCTGGAATTGTCCATCTCGACCCGGGAACGCGCAGTATTCCGTGATCAACTGATCCCGTTAGGGATCACCGCGATGAGTGCTTTTTCCAGTACGCAGCCGGGGGGATATAGTGATGCCACTGAAAAATCGTTGGAACAGTTTGCAATTAATGATGGCCGACGCCCGGATGAGGTGGTCGATGCGATTTGTCGTTCGGGGTATCAGCCTGTCTGGAAAAACTGGGATCAAAGTTTTCATGCGACATCATCAGCTTATTGA